One genomic window of Sphingomonas sp. C3-2 includes the following:
- a CDS encoding ribonuclease J, translating to MNVNLYGTKGKWLMVDCGITFSDPSCPGVELILPDLAFIEERLDDLLGIVLTHGHEDHIGALPYMAAELGVPLYATPFTAGLIRGKLDEEGISDKIELNIIENEGSFTIGPFGITYVPLAHSIPEGNAVLIDTPYGRIFHTGDWKLDDAPQLGEPSTPEELTAIGDKGVLALVCDSTNVFNPEPSGSEGSVRAGLDAAIARAKGRVLVTTFASNAARLQTLGRVAKDTGRTLCVAGRSLDRILRVAKSVGYLKDFPEVVDFDTAMGLPPSEVMIVATGGQGEPRAALSRIAEGSHVIKLSAGDTVVFSSKQIPGNEIAIGRIQNALAEAGVIMVTDRQADVHVSGHPGRPELAKMYKWIRPEIILPVHGEMRHMVEQARFALSEGVPRGIVQKNGDVLRLAPNGPLRIGREHVGRLVLDGDVILPSDGSTMNDRRKISMHGQISVAVALDAQDSLRGTPQIRLQGVPVEEDRAAFLEDAVEAARLAVEKGARDEDSLREQIRLGVRRRAVHWTGKKPVVDVLIIRV from the coding sequence ATGAACGTCAATCTCTATGGCACCAAGGGCAAGTGGCTGATGGTGGATTGCGGGATTACCTTTTCCGATCCGTCCTGCCCCGGTGTCGAACTGATCCTGCCCGATCTGGCGTTTATCGAGGAACGGCTCGACGATCTTCTCGGCATCGTGCTGACGCATGGCCATGAAGACCATATCGGCGCGCTGCCCTATATGGCGGCCGAGCTTGGCGTGCCGCTTTACGCCACGCCGTTCACCGCCGGGCTTATCCGTGGAAAACTCGATGAAGAGGGGATCAGCGACAAGATCGAGCTCAACATCATCGAGAATGAGGGGAGCTTCACGATTGGGCCGTTCGGCATCACCTATGTGCCGCTCGCCCATTCGATCCCCGAAGGCAACGCCGTCCTGATCGACACGCCTTATGGCCGCATTTTCCACACCGGCGACTGGAAGCTCGACGATGCGCCGCAGCTTGGCGAACCCTCGACCCCGGAAGAACTGACCGCGATTGGGGACAAGGGCGTGCTGGCGCTCGTTTGCGATTCCACCAACGTGTTCAATCCCGAGCCATCGGGTTCCGAAGGCTCGGTTCGCGCCGGGCTCGATGCGGCGATTGCGCGCGCCAAGGGACGGGTGCTCGTCACCACATTTGCATCCAACGCCGCGCGTCTGCAGACGCTGGGTCGTGTCGCCAAGGATACCGGACGCACGCTGTGCGTGGCCGGACGGTCGCTCGACCGCATTCTGCGCGTGGCCAAGAGCGTCGGCTATCTCAAGGATTTCCCCGAGGTCGTCGATTTCGACACCGCTATGGGGCTGCCGCCCAGCGAAGTGATGATCGTGGCGACCGGCGGGCAGGGCGAGCCGCGCGCTGCGCTGTCGCGCATCGCCGAAGGATCGCATGTCATCAAGCTGAGCGCAGGCGATACGGTCGTCTTCTCGTCGAAGCAGATCCCCGGTAACGAGATTGCCATCGGGCGCATCCAGAACGCGCTGGCCGAGGCGGGTGTCATCATGGTGACCGACCGCCAGGCCGATGTGCACGTATCGGGCCATCCGGGCCGCCCCGAGCTTGCCAAGATGTACAAGTGGATCCGGCCGGAAATCATCCTGCCCGTCCACGGTGAAATGCGCCACATGGTGGAGCAGGCGCGCTTTGCGCTGTCGGAAGGGGTGCCGCGCGGCATCGTTCAGAAAAATGGCGATGTGCTGCGCCTTGCGCCCAACGGCCCGCTGCGGATTGGTCGCGAGCATGTCGGACGGCTTGTGCTGGACGGCGATGTCATCCTGCCGTCGGACGGTTCGACGATGAACGATCGTCGCAAGATTTCGATGCACGGCCAGATTTCGGTCGCGGTCGCGCTCGATGCGCAGGACAGTCTGCGCGGTACGCCGCAGATTCGGCTTCAGGGCGTGCCCGTCGAGGAAGATCGAGCCGCGTTCCTTGAAGATGCGGTCGAAGCGGCGCGGCTTGCGGTTGAAAAGGGCGCGCGCGATGAAGATAGCCTGCGTGAGCAGATCAGGCTGGGCGTACGCCGCCGTGCGGTGCACTGGACAGGCAAGAAGCCGGTTGTGGATGTTTTGATTATAAGGGTCTGA
- a CDS encoding type III pantothenate kinase codes for MLLAIDAGNTNVVFALIKDGDIRARWRIATDPRRTADEYAVWLRQLLDLEGYALADVTAVIIGTVVPRALHNLSVLSEKYFKVEPLIAGQGSAEWGVTLDVVEPRTVGADRVLNSIAAHAAHKGDKIVIDFGTATTFEVVDYTGAYKGGIIMPGINLSLDALVAAAAKLPRIAIEAPESRSVIGRTTEDQMHIGIYWGYVSMMEGLVARMKAEIGRPVTVIATGGLAALFEAHSDVFDSIEPDLTIRGLAMLYERATA; via the coding sequence ATGCTGCTCGCAATCGATGCCGGAAACACCAATGTCGTCTTTGCGCTGATCAAGGACGGCGATATTCGCGCGCGCTGGCGCATCGCCACCGATCCGCGCCGCACCGCCGACGAATATGCCGTCTGGCTGCGCCAGTTGCTCGATCTGGAGGGCTATGCCCTTGCCGATGTGACAGCAGTCATCATCGGCACGGTGGTGCCCCGCGCGTTGCACAATCTGTCGGTGCTGTCCGAGAAATATTTCAAGGTCGAACCGCTGATCGCGGGGCAGGGGAGCGCCGAATGGGGCGTGACGCTGGACGTTGTCGAGCCCCGCACGGTGGGGGCCGACCGCGTGCTCAATTCGATCGCCGCGCATGCCGCCCATAAGGGCGACAAGATCGTGATCGATTTCGGCACGGCGACCACGTTCGAGGTCGTCGACTATACCGGTGCGTATAAGGGCGGGATCATCATGCCCGGCATCAACCTGTCGCTCGACGCGCTGGTGGCGGCAGCCGCCAAGCTGCCGCGCATTGCGATCGAGGCACCCGAAAGCCGCAGCGTCATCGGCCGCACGACTGAAGACCAGATGCATATCGGCATTTACTGGGGTTATGTCTCGATGATGGAAGGGCTGGTTGCCCGCATGAAGGCCGAAATCGGCCGCCCCGTCACCGTGATTGCAACCGGTGGGCTGGCTGCGCTGTTTGAAGCGCATAGCGATGTTTTCGACAGTATTGAGCCGGATCTGACGATCCGTGGCCTCGCGATGCTTTACGAGCGCGCTACGGCCTGA
- a CDS encoding biotin--[acetyl-CoA-carboxylase] ligase — MTVIRTVASTRSTNEDMLGLAAQGEPEGVWLRAVEQTAGRGRQGRAWLSAPGNLFTSTIIRLRPGDPTAATLGFVAAIALAEVVSLWTGRAPLTVKWPNDVMIDGAKLSGILLERSGDAVILGIGVNLVTAVDISDRAIASLAPYGAPDAALFLEELAAAFARWLGRWRGEGLGPIRARWLEWAHPKGTALVANLPDGESVPGLFDGLDGDGALILRLADGTSRVIHAADIFLI; from the coding sequence CTGACAGTCATACGAACCGTTGCGTCGACACGGTCGACGAATGAGGACATGCTCGGGCTCGCCGCACAAGGCGAGCCCGAGGGAGTCTGGCTCCGGGCGGTCGAGCAGACCGCCGGCCGCGGGCGACAGGGCCGGGCCTGGCTTTCGGCCCCCGGCAATCTCTTCACCAGCACGATCATCCGATTGCGCCCCGGCGATCCGACAGCGGCAACGCTCGGCTTTGTCGCGGCAATCGCGCTGGCCGAGGTCGTCTCGCTCTGGACCGGGCGCGCGCCGCTGACGGTGAAATGGCCCAATGATGTGATGATCGACGGGGCCAAGCTGTCGGGCATCCTGCTCGAGCGCTCGGGCGACGCGGTCATTCTCGGTATCGGTGTCAATCTGGTGACGGCGGTCGACATCTCCGACCGCGCCATTGCCAGCCTTGCGCCGTACGGCGCGCCTGATGCCGCGTTGTTCCTGGAGGAACTGGCCGCCGCTTTCGCGCGCTGGCTGGGGCGCTGGCGTGGGGAGGGGCTTGGCCCCATTCGCGCGCGCTGGCTGGAATGGGCGCACCCCAAGGGCACCGCGCTTGTCGCCAATCTGCCTGACGGGGAATCGGTCCCCGGCCTTTTCGACGGCCTCGACGGCGATGGCGCGCTTATCCTGCGCTTGGCGGATGGCACATCTCGTGTCATTCACGCCGCCGATATTTTCCTGATCTGA
- the nuoN gene encoding NADH-quinone oxidoreductase subunit NuoN has product MDYASSLMMVLPEVILSLGALVMLMVAAFVGDSSTRAISWLSVLLFVAAGFALTGPAGNGGLAFDGLYRADAFGALAKVLIYISAAVAVVVAPGFFSRQSGAVRAEYPVLIVLAAVGMGMMVSANDLLTLYVGLELNSLASYVLASFMRRDTRSAEAGLKYFVLGSLASGMMLYGVSLLYGFTGTTMFDGIAAAISDEFSTGELFGVVFVLAGLAFKVSAVPFHMWTPDVYEGAPTPVTAFFASAPKVAAMALLVRVAIEAMGPASDAWRQIIIFAALASIVLGAVAGIGQRNIKRLLAYSSINNVGFALIGLAAGTAEGVAAVMTYMIVYVVMTIGSFLCVLQMRDAEGNHVETIASLSGLSRTRPALAAALAIFMFSLAGIPPLLGFWAKFLVFDAAVGAGLWPLAALGIAASVIGAFYYLKIIKTMYFDEPASAYAPSDSVVETGIIAVSALFVSPLGYFLIPALGVATMNAAQALF; this is encoded by the coding sequence ATGGATTATGCAAGCTCCCTGATGATGGTGCTGCCGGAGGTCATCCTGTCCCTCGGCGCACTGGTCATGCTGATGGTCGCCGCTTTCGTCGGCGACAGCTCGACCCGCGCGATCAGCTGGCTCTCGGTCCTGTTGTTCGTGGCGGCGGGCTTCGCGCTCACCGGCCCGGCCGGCAATGGCGGCCTCGCCTTTGACGGTCTGTACCGCGCCGATGCCTTCGGCGCTCTGGCCAAGGTGCTCATCTATATATCGGCGGCCGTTGCCGTGGTTGTTGCGCCCGGCTTCTTCTCGCGGCAGAGCGGGGCGGTTCGCGCTGAATATCCGGTGCTGATCGTTCTTGCCGCTGTCGGCATGGGCATGATGGTTTCGGCCAACGACCTGCTGACGCTGTATGTCGGCCTCGAACTCAACAGCCTTGCCTCGTACGTGCTCGCAAGCTTCATGCGCCGCGACACGCGTTCGGCGGAAGCGGGCCTGAAGTATTTCGTCCTTGGCTCGCTCGCCTCGGGCATGATGCTCTACGGCGTCTCGCTGCTTTACGGCTTCACCGGCACCACCATGTTCGACGGCATCGCCGCTGCGATCAGCGACGAATTCTCGACCGGCGAACTGTTCGGCGTCGTGTTCGTTCTTGCGGGCCTGGCGTTCAAGGTCAGCGCGGTGCCGTTCCACATGTGGACGCCCGACGTGTATGAAGGCGCGCCGACCCCGGTTACCGCCTTCTTTGCAAGCGCGCCCAAGGTGGCCGCGATGGCACTGCTGGTGCGCGTGGCGATCGAAGCGATGGGCCCGGCATCGGATGCATGGCGCCAGATCATCATCTTCGCGGCACTCGCGTCGATCGTTCTGGGTGCGGTTGCCGGTATTGGCCAGCGCAACATCAAGCGCCTGCTCGCCTATTCGTCGATCAACAATGTCGGCTTTGCGCTGATCGGTCTTGCCGCAGGCACCGCCGAAGGCGTTGCCGCGGTGATGACGTACATGATCGTCTATGTCGTCATGACCATCGGCAGCTTCCTTTGCGTGCTGCAGATGCGCGATGCCGAGGGCAATCATGTTGAAACCATTGCCAGCCTTTCGGGCCTGTCGCGTACGCGTCCGGCGCTTGCGGCGGCACTGGCGATCTTCATGTTCTCGCTCGCTGGCATTCCGCCCCTGCTCGGTTTCTGGGCGAAGTTCCTGGTGTTCGATGCCGCCGTTGGCGCCGGCCTCTGGCCGCTCGCGGCGCTGGGTATCGCCGCCTCGGTCATTGGTGCCTTCTATTATCTGAAGATCATCAAGACGATGTACTTCGACGAACCGGCCTCGGCCTATGCACCGTCGGACAGCGTCGTCGAAACGGGCATTATCGCGGTTTCCGCGCTGTTCGTTTCGCCGCTCGGTTACTTCCTCATCCCGGCGCTGGGCGTCGCGACGATGAATGCTGCGCAGGCACTTTTCTGA
- a CDS encoding NADH-quinone oxidoreductase subunit M, whose amino-acid sequence MNQLGFPILSIMLAIPMAAAIACLFASAANARRIALGATLIDFALGIMLWVNFDQGATAAQWQFVEHLPIFGRFAWALGIDGISLMLIMLSVFLMPICILSSWEAIQKRVPEYMAAFLFMEVLMIGVFAAQDLFLFYIFFEAGLIPMYLIIGIWGGADRIYASYKFFLYTLLGSVLMLIAMLWMAREANTTYIPDLLNYDFPVHAQTWLWFAFFASFAVKMPMWPVHTWLPDAHVQAPTAGSVILAGVLLKLGGYGFLRFSLPMFPEASSLLVWVILGLSMVAVVYTSLVALVQEDMKKLIAYSSVAHMAIVTIGLFAFNRQGIEGALIIMLSHGLVSGALFLCVGVIYDRLHTREISRYGGLAENMPKYALFFLLFTMASIGLPGTSGFVGEFLSLAGVYQVSSWAALICTTGIILGAAYMLYLYRRIAFGPLDKEDVRAMPDLSARELWLLAPIAAVTMWMGVYPESFLAPMRKDVGILVERIERAKPAGDALVTEGKPVVKTEAHEGAH is encoded by the coding sequence ATGAACCAGCTAGGCTTTCCCATTCTCTCGATCATGCTCGCCATTCCGATGGCGGCCGCGATCGCCTGTCTTTTCGCCAGCGCGGCTAACGCCCGGCGGATCGCACTGGGCGCAACCCTGATCGATTTTGCCCTTGGCATTATGCTCTGGGTGAACTTCGATCAGGGCGCCACTGCCGCGCAGTGGCAGTTCGTCGAACATCTGCCGATCTTTGGGCGTTTCGCCTGGGCGCTCGGTATCGATGGCATCTCGCTGATGCTTATCATGCTCTCTGTCTTCCTCATGCCGATCTGCATCCTTTCCAGCTGGGAAGCGATCCAGAAGCGCGTGCCGGAATACATGGCGGCCTTCCTGTTCATGGAAGTGCTGATGATCGGCGTATTCGCGGCGCAGGACCTGTTCCTGTTCTACATCTTCTTCGAAGCCGGCCTTATTCCGATGTATCTGATCATCGGCATCTGGGGCGGCGCGGACCGGATCTACGCGAGCTACAAATTCTTCCTCTACACGCTGCTCGGCTCGGTGCTGATGCTGATCGCGATGCTGTGGATGGCCCGTGAAGCCAACACCACCTACATCCCCGATCTGCTGAACTATGATTTCCCGGTGCATGCGCAGACCTGGCTCTGGTTCGCCTTCTTCGCCTCGTTCGCGGTGAAGATGCCGATGTGGCCGGTGCACACCTGGCTTCCCGATGCGCACGTTCAGGCGCCGACCGCAGGTTCGGTCATTCTGGCGGGCGTTCTGCTGAAGCTTGGCGGATATGGTTTCCTCCGCTTCTCGCTGCCGATGTTCCCCGAAGCCTCCAGCCTTCTGGTCTGGGTCATTCTGGGCCTGTCGATGGTTGCCGTCGTCTACACCTCGCTCGTCGCGCTGGTGCAGGAAGACATGAAGAAGCTGATCGCCTATTCGTCGGTCGCGCACATGGCGATCGTGACGATCGGCCTGTTCGCCTTCAACCGTCAGGGCATCGAAGGTGCGCTGATCATCATGCTCAGCCACGGTCTGGTCTCGGGCGCGCTCTTCCTGTGCGTCGGCGTGATCTATGATCGTCTCCATACCCGCGAAATCTCGCGCTATGGCGGCCTTGCCGAGAACATGCCGAAATATGCGCTGTTCTTCCTTCTCTTCACCATGGCGTCGATCGGCCTTCCGGGCACGAGCGGCTTTGTCGGCGAATTCCTTTCGCTCGCCGGCGTCTATCAGGTGTCGAGCTGGGCGGCGCTGATCTGCACCACCGGCATCATCCTGGGTGCGGCCTATATGCTCTACCTCTATCGTCGGATCGCCTTCGGTCCGCTCGACAAGGAAGACGTCCGCGCCATGCCCGACCTGTCGGCACGCGAACTCTGGCTGCTCGCTCCGATCGCAGCCGTGACGATGTGGATGGGTGTCTATCCGGAAAGCTTCCTCGCCCCGATGCGCAAGGACGTGGGTATCCTCGTCGAACGTATCGAGCGCGCGAAGCCCGCTGGCGACGCCCTGGTTACGGAAGGCAAACCCGTTGTGAAAACTGAAGCGCATGAGGGAGCGCACTAA
- the nuoL gene encoding NADH-quinone oxidoreductase subunit L → MSSIHAIVFLPALAALIAGFGNKALGNVAAKSVTTGALFLSCLLSWPIFIAHLGGDVPAQVIPVLDFIKSGDLNVSWSLRVDTMTAVMLVVITSVSALVHLYSWGYMSEDPDQPRFFAYLSLFTFAMLMLVTADNLVQMFFGWEGVGLASYLLIGFWFKKPSANAAAIKAFVVNRVGDLGFMMGMFGLFLVFGTLSIPEILEAAPSMAGSTIGFLGLRVDTITVICLLLFIGAMGKSAQLGLHTWLPDAMEGPTPVSALIHAATMVTAGVFMVCRLSPLFELSPVALGVITFVGAATCLFAATVGTVQNDIKRVIAYSTCSQLGYMFFAAGVGAYGAAMFHLFTHAFFKALLFLGAGSVIHAMHHEQDMRYYGGLRKEIPLTFWAMMAGTLAITGVGLPLLGIGFAGFYSKDMVLEAAFASGSNGQIAFFVGSFAALLTSFYSWRLIFLTFFGKPRWAASEHIQHALHHEHEDTSHESNEHAEDPHHALPKEGTGGYHPHESPLSMLVPLGVLTVGAVAAGFAFHHSFIGSEEGGAFWNGALSFDAHLMHAAHEVPTWVKFTPFGVMLIGLFIAWRAYIRSTDIPEKFVAQFRALYDFLLNKWYFDELYNLIFVKPAFWFGRLFWKKGDQGTIDRFGPNGVADLVVKGNGLTAKLQSGFLASYAFVMLIGLAAAATWAVWAITK, encoded by the coding sequence GTGTCGTCCATCCACGCAATCGTATTCCTGCCGGCGCTCGCGGCGCTTATCGCGGGCTTCGGCAACAAGGCGCTCGGCAATGTGGCGGCCAAATCGGTCACCACGGGCGCCCTGTTCCTCTCGTGTCTTCTGAGCTGGCCGATCTTCATCGCGCATCTTGGCGGCGATGTTCCGGCGCAGGTTATTCCCGTTCTCGACTTCATCAAGTCGGGTGACCTGAACGTCAGCTGGTCGCTCCGTGTCGACACGATGACGGCGGTCATGCTGGTCGTCATCACCTCGGTGTCGGCGCTCGTCCATCTCTATAGCTGGGGCTATATGTCGGAAGATCCCGACCAGCCCCGCTTCTTCGCCTATCTCTCGCTCTTCACCTTCGCGATGCTCATGCTCGTGACGGCCGACAATCTGGTTCAGATGTTCTTCGGCTGGGAAGGCGTGGGTCTGGCATCGTATCTGCTGATCGGTTTCTGGTTCAAGAAGCCCTCGGCCAACGCCGCGGCGATCAAGGCATTCGTCGTCAACCGCGTCGGTGACCTTGGCTTCATGATGGGCATGTTCGGCCTGTTCCTGGTGTTCGGCACGCTTTCGATCCCCGAGATCCTCGAAGCCGCACCCAGCATGGCGGGGTCGACCATCGGGTTCCTCGGCCTGCGCGTAGACACGATCACGGTCATCTGTCTGCTGCTGTTCATCGGCGCGATGGGCAAGTCGGCGCAGCTCGGCCTGCACACCTGGCTTCCCGACGCGATGGAAGGCCCGACCCCGGTGTCGGCGCTCATCCACGCGGCGACGATGGTCACCGCCGGCGTCTTCATGGTCTGCCGTCTTTCGCCGTTGTTCGAACTGAGCCCGGTCGCGCTGGGCGTGATCACCTTTGTCGGCGCCGCCACCTGCCTTTTCGCAGCCACTGTCGGCACCGTGCAGAACGACATCAAGCGCGTCATCGCCTATTCGACCTGCTCGCAGCTGGGCTATATGTTCTTCGCCGCAGGCGTTGGCGCATATGGAGCGGCGATGTTCCACCTGTTCACCCACGCATTCTTCAAGGCGCTTTTGTTCCTTGGCGCGGGTTCGGTGATCCACGCGATGCACCACGAACAGGACATGCGCTATTATGGCGGCCTGCGTAAGGAAATCCCGCTCACCTTCTGGGCGATGATGGCCGGTACGCTCGCCATCACCGGCGTTGGTCTGCCGCTCCTTGGCATCGGTTTTGCCGGTTTCTATTCGAAGGACATGGTCCTCGAGGCGGCGTTCGCGTCGGGCTCGAACGGCCAGATCGCCTTCTTCGTCGGTTCGTTCGCCGCGCTGCTCACCAGCTTCTATTCGTGGCGTCTGATCTTCCTCACCTTCTTCGGCAAGCCGCGCTGGGCCGCCTCCGAGCACATCCAGCACGCGCTGCACCACGAACATGAGGACACGTCACACGAAAGCAACGAGCACGCCGAAGATCCGCATCACGCACTGCCGAAGGAAGGCACGGGCGGCTATCATCCCCATGAAAGCCCGCTCAGCATGCTCGTTCCGCTCGGTGTGCTCACCGTGGGTGCGGTTGCCGCCGGTTTCGCCTTCCATCACAGCTTCATCGGCTCTGAAGAAGGTGGCGCGTTCTGGAACGGTGCCCTGTCGTTCGACGCGCACCTGATGCATGCCGCGCACGAAGTGCCGACATGGGTGAAGTTCACGCCGTTCGGCGTGATGCTGATCGGTCTGTTCATCGCGTGGCGCGCCTATATCCGTTCCACCGACATTCCGGAGAAGTTCGTGGCCCAGTTCCGCGCGCTCTATGACTTCCTGCTCAACAAATGGTATTTTGATGAGCTGTATAATCTGATCTTCGTTAAGCCTGCTTTCTGGTTCGGCCGTCTTTTCTGGAAGAAGGGCGATCAGGGCACGATCGATCGGTTCGGCCCCAATGGCGTCGCCGACCTGGTCGTGAAGGGCAATGGCCTTACCGCCAAGCTCCAGTCCGGCTTCCTTGCTAGCTATGCCTTTGTGATGCTGATCGGCCTTGCCGCCGCTGCGACCTGGGCCGTGTGGGCGATCACAAAATGA
- the nuoK gene encoding NADH-quinone oxidoreductase subunit NuoK has translation MIGIQHYLVVSTVLFVMGVLGIFINRKNVIIILMAIELILLSVNINLVAFSAHLGDMVGQIFSMFVLTVAAGEAAIGLAIMVIFFRGRGTIAVDDVNRMKG, from the coding sequence GTGATCGGCATCCAGCATTATCTGGTGGTGAGCACGGTCCTCTTCGTGATGGGCGTGCTCGGCATCTTCATCAACCGCAAGAATGTGATCATCATCCTGATGGCGATCGAGCTCATTCTGCTTTCGGTGAACATCAATCTCGTCGCGTTCAGCGCCCATCTGGGTGACATGGTCGGCCAGATCTTCTCGATGTTCGTCCTTACGGTCGCCGCTGGCGAGGCCGCGATCGGCCTTGCGATCATGGTGATCTTCTTCCGTGGCCGCGGCACCATTGCCGTCGACGACGTCAACCGGATGAAGGGGTAA
- a CDS encoding NADH-quinone oxidoreductase subunit J: MIQILAFYLFAIVLVTSAALTILSRNPVHSVLWLILAFFNAAGLMLLAGAEFIAMLLVIVYVGAVAVLFLFVVMMLDIDFAELRAGFAKYAVFGVLIALVLAGEMIFAMGAWKAGGIELAQRAAPMAGDLPNIQAFGGVLFTRYLYVFEAAGLVLLVAMIGAIVLTHRTRGGTRPQNISEQVKRRPEDAIRNINQPIGQGVEL; encoded by the coding sequence GTGATACAGATATTAGCCTTTTACCTGTTCGCCATTGTACTGGTCACCAGTGCTGCGCTGACGATCCTGTCGCGCAACCCGGTGCATTCCGTGCTGTGGCTGATCCTGGCCTTCTTCAATGCGGCAGGCCTCATGCTGCTCGCCGGCGCCGAATTCATCGCGATGCTGCTTGTCATCGTTTATGTCGGCGCGGTCGCGGTGCTCTTCCTCTTCGTGGTCATGATGCTCGACATCGACTTTGCCGAACTCCGCGCGGGTTTCGCCAAATATGCGGTGTTCGGTGTGCTGATCGCGCTGGTTCTTGCCGGCGAAATGATTTTCGCGATGGGCGCCTGGAAGGCCGGCGGCATTGAGCTCGCACAGCGCGCGGCGCCGATGGCGGGCGATCTGCCCAACATTCAGGCGTTCGGCGGCGTGCTGTTCACCCGTTATCTTTATGTCTTCGAAGCGGCAGGCCTTGTGCTTCTCGTAGCGATGATCGGCGCGATCGTGCTCACGCACCGTACGCGTGGCGGCACCCGTCCGCAGAACATCAGCGAGCAGGTCAAGCGCCGTCCGGAAGACGCCATCCGCAACATCAATCAGCCCATCGGGCAGGGGGTAGAGCTGTGA
- the nuoI gene encoding NADH-quinone oxidoreductase subunit NuoI, with amino-acid sequence MSLAHIVKTFTLWEFVKAHALTLKYFFKPKATINYPYEKNPLSPRFRGEHALRRYPNGEERCIACKLCEAVCPAQAITIEAEPREDGSRRTTRYDIDMTKCIYCGFCQEACPVDAIVEGPNFEFATETREELMYDKAKLLANGDKWERSIAANIAADAPYR; translated from the coding sequence ATGAGCCTCGCGCATATCGTAAAAACCTTCACGCTCTGGGAGTTTGTGAAGGCCCACGCCCTGACCTTGAAGTATTTCTTCAAGCCCAAGGCGACGATCAACTATCCCTATGAGAAGAACCCGCTCAGCCCGCGTTTCCGCGGTGAGCACGCGCTGCGCCGTTACCCCAATGGGGAAGAGCGTTGCATCGCGTGCAAGCTGTGCGAAGCCGTCTGCCCCGCACAGGCGATCACGATCGAGGCCGAACCGCGCGAAGACGGCAGCCGCCGCACCACGCGCTACGACATCGACATGACGAAGTGCATCTATTGCGGTTTCTGTCAGGAAGCCTGCCCGGTGGACGCCATCGTCGAAGGGCCGAACTTCGAGTTCGCAACCGAAACCCGCGAAGAGCTGATGTACGACAAGGCAAAGCTGCTCGCGAATGGCGACAAGTGGGAGCGTTCGATCGCTGCCAACATCGCCGCTGATGCGCCGTACCGCTGA
- the nuoH gene encoding NADH-quinone oxidoreductase subunit NuoH, with translation MTEFFQTYLGFGLGWFVATLLLILFIALPLMLAVAMIIYADRKIWAAMALRRGPNVVGPLGLLQSFADGLKVFLQETIIPSAANRGLFLLAPIITFTVALIVWAVIPFGQDMVLADINVGLLYILAASSLGVYGIIMAGWASNSKYPFYSALRGAAQMVSYEVSIGFILISVVLFAGTFNLSGIVEEQKGHIFGVVNAFGFNPLLFPMAVMFLISALAETARAPFDLTEAESELVAGYQTEYSSMSFALFWLGEYANVLLMCALNAVLFWGGYLPPIDWAPLYAVPGIFWLLAKILFFFFVFSWVKATVPRYRYDQLMRLGWKVFLPISLFWVFLVSGYLMLTRYGGVA, from the coding sequence ATGACCGAATTCTTCCAGACTTATCTGGGTTTTGGACTGGGCTGGTTTGTCGCCACGCTCCTCCTGATCCTGTTCATCGCGCTGCCGCTGATGCTGGCGGTTGCGATGATCATTTACGCCGACCGCAAGATCTGGGCGGCTATGGCGCTGCGCCGTGGCCCGAACGTGGTCGGTCCGCTCGGTCTTCTCCAGTCGTTCGCGGACGGCCTGAAGGTTTTCCTTCAGGAAACGATCATCCCGTCGGCCGCGAACCGGGGCCTCTTCCTTCTCGCGCCGATCATCACTTTCACGGTGGCGCTGATCGTCTGGGCGGTCATTCCGTTCGGACAGGACATGGTTCTCGCCGATATCAATGTCGGCCTGCTCTACATTCTCGCGGCCTCGTCGCTTGGGGTGTACGGGATCATCATGGCGGGCTGGGCGTCGAACTCAAAATACCCTTTTTACAGCGCCTTGCGCGGTGCTGCTCAGATGGTTTCCTATGAAGTCTCGATCGGTTTCATCCTGATCTCGGTCGTTCTCTTCGCAGGCACTTTCAACCTGAGCGGGATCGTTGAGGAACAGAAGGGGCATATTTTCGGGGTGGTGAACGCCTTCGGCTTCAACCCGCTGCTCTTCCCGATGGCGGTGATGTTCCTGATTTCGGCGCTTGCTGAAACCGCACGCGCGCCGTTCGATCTTACCGAAGCGGAATCGGAACTCGTCGCGGGTTACCAGACCGAATATTCGTCGATGTCCTTCGCGCTCTTCTGGCTTGGCGAATATGCCAACGTCCTTCTGATGTGCGCGCTGAACGCGGTCCTGTTCTGGGGTGGCTATCTGCCGCCGATCGACTGGGCGCCGCTGTACGCCGTGCCGGGCATTTTCTGGCTCCTCGCCAAGATCCTGTTCTTCTTCTTCGTCTTTTCCTGGGTGAAAGCCACCGTTCCCCGCTACCGCTATGACCAGCTCATGCGGCTTGGCTGGAAGGTCTTCCTCCCGATCTCGCTGTTCTGGGTCTTCCTCGTGTCCGGATATCTGATGCTTACCCGTTATGGAGGCGTAGCATGA